In one Ictalurus furcatus strain D&B chromosome 10, Billie_1.0, whole genome shotgun sequence genomic region, the following are encoded:
- the LOC128613956 gene encoding uncharacterized protein LOC128613956 codes for MDEKETSSLSNSKEINKTYIISTLTSRCDEVPSAGRLTLQRRNSKNTVGSVQETSENTENRESHGKRLTLQRRTRAGAGSTDKGSHPHTSTMNQKRPWTSSKILSEPNSREGSSGLLRSASLRENGLKTSVKDATKPVNTPGKSAQKVQSTGREQKTISTPTGKTQFERISLKKEVFEKLSLKQTGVERQKQSSSDLNGGAIPGPVSKKFPIISQNRTAISTTRKTTTQLSTVLKREVEASSM; via the coding sequence ATGGATGAGAAGGAAACATCATCTCTGAGTAACTCTAAAGAGATAAACAAGACCTATATAATATCCACCCTGACAAGCAGGTGTGATGAGGTTCCCAGTGCTGGTCGCCTCACTCTTCAAAGAAGAAACAGCAAAAACACAGTGGGTAGTGTTCAGGAAACATCTGAAAATACAGAGAACCGAGAAAGTCATGGGAAACGGTTAACTTTACAGAGAAGAACCAGAGCAGGAGCAGGGTCCACTGATAAAGGTTCTCATCCACACACATCCACCATGAACCAGAAACGACCGTGGACTAGTTCAAAGATCCTGTCCGAGCCGAACAGCCGAGAGGGTTCATCTGGTCTTCTGAGATCTGCCAGTTTGAGAGAAAATGGACTGAAAACCAGTGTGAAAGATGCAACCAAGCCAGTCAACACACCTGGAAAGAGTGCTCAGAAAGTACAGAGCACGGGCAGAGAACAGAAAACTATCTCAACTCCGACTGGGAAAACCCAGTTTGAGCGAATAAGTCTGAAGAAGGAAGTTTTTGAAAAATTATCTCTAAAACAGACAGGTGTTGAAAGGCAAAAGCAGTCGAGCTCGGATTTAAACGGAGGCGCGATTCCAGGTCCAGTCAGTAAGAAGTTTCCGATTATCAGTCAAAACCGGACCGCGATATCTACTACGAGAAAGACCACAACTCAGCTTTCGACTGTTTTAAAACGCGAAGTCGAAGCCTCCTCCATGTGA
- the LOC128613955 gene encoding kinesin-like protein KIF14: MENSAVTVAVRVRPFSHRENNENARRVIFMENHETVVQHPDTKQTYTFSFDFSFYSADEMAPNFAGQQTIYEKLARPLLERAFEGFNTCLFAYGQTGSGKSYTMMGFGEEAGVIPRFCEELFARVSSADKNEVTCHLEMSYFEVYNEKIHDLLVVKDEQHQKKMPLRVREHPTDGPYVADLSTNVVSSYADVQAWLELGNKQRATAATGMNDKSSRSHSVFTLVMTQTKTELVEGEEHDHRIISRINLVDLAGSERCGVAQTSGDRLREGASINKSLLTLGKVISSLSEQAQGRKKIFIPYRESVLTWLLKESLGGNSKTAMIATLSPATSNMDESLSTLRYAQQARLIINVAKVNEDTNAKLIRELKAEVEKLRAAQMSSQDIDPEKMRQFQQEIFALKSQLSQQEREMAEVHRTWKEKLEHAERRKREETKELQRVGITLKVDNRLPNLVNLNEDPQLSEMLLYMIKEGQTKVGKVKSESAHDIQLSGALIADEHCIISNVNGTVSITPMENAKTFVNGNLVSEATILHHGDRVILGGDHYFRFNHPAEVQCGKRVSCWSNGDGQKDFEFAKNELLSAQRAQLEAEIEDARLKAKEEMMQGIQVAREMAQKELSDQKLQYENRIKVLEKELEEENERKRAEELERQKVVSKMEKLETAKSLLEQEMSMHKKRIQMEAQAARQAMVDNDIRHAKILEALEAEKRKIAEDLADIQKRRALKVNQTPKTAPPQWDAMKLSLMIEEANKISAKFRKHTVFGRHEVSEKGSEGGNTETQIQVQNTKLGISTFWSMEKFQSNLAVMRELEQGVCTSKDDDVFYDPNDHWEPDISSASAESSFSRRRSRSLLRSRRISGRLYEIRVHPIQSLNCTSSQPTGLISMSKSPSFHSSSSDSALPGICKDLIAATVSCLRTSSSAEESESLADKLTLDLLSIYNAANSIAGLYGKLDDNSQENLFACSTEAQTHLVRATSAIERAGFVTMHWVSNVNSSTQSVSQTVEELKTEVKNTGGYFQLLIQGCESEISSMVTEALRKMGRSIDAALSTTAHLAAVTGTHLHLTEHGSDAVGKVKRSAGMCLRKGMCRGVRALLEEALLISREMLRHAQLAQPRTQILQNLKVKMLEVAKNLQSYIHCNMLENPDPTENDQEGADAVQMECLKNTASSLFQLNHALQQLHSSLSRTLRGRGSDVGLGSFRDTIQSLTKTICDLVRGLPRQTDVCPAGTLQLPCLKSVMDARDDLHSALSSLAELFDESSEENMESRIFVNDEVQEPAQGPRNQTVPKIMYSLSLGVRPCSRDIQWV; encoded by the exons ATGGAAAACAGTGCGGTGACGGTGGCGGTGCGAGTGAGACCCTTCAGTCACAg GGAAAACAATGAGAATGCTCGTCGAGTGATTTTCATGGAGAATCACGAGACTGTAGTTCAGCATCCCGACACTAAACAGACGTACACCTTCTCTTTCGACTTCTCCTTCTACTCGGCTGATGAAATGGCCCCGAATTTCGCCGGTCAGCAGACCATTTATGAAAAGCTGGCTAGACCCTTACTCGAAAGAGCGTTCGAAGGATTTAACACCTGCCTTTTTGCGTATGGACAAACGGGCTCGGGAAAATCCTACAC TATGATGGGTTTTGGTGAGGAGGCTGGCGTTATACCCAGATTCTGCGAGGAGCTTTTTGCAAGAGTGTCCAGTGCTGATAAAAACGAG GTGACATGTCACCTGGAGATGAGCTACTTTGAGGTGTATAATGAGAAGATCCACGATTTGCTTGTGGTGAAGGATGAGCAACACCAAAAGAAGATGCCC TTGCGGGTCAGAGAACACCCGACTGATGGGCCGTATGTTGCAGATCTTTCTAC GAATGTGGTCAGCTCCTATGCTGATGTCCAG GCCTGGCTTGAGCTTGGAAATAAACAGCGAGCTACTGCTGCTACAGGAATGAATGACAAAAGCTCCCGGTCTCACTCTGTCTTCACTCTGGTCATGACTCAGACTAAG ACAGAATTAGTGGAGGGAGAAGAACATGATCACAGAATAATCAGCAGAATAAACCTGGTGGATTTAGCTGGCAGTGAGCGCTGTGGCGTAGCTCAGACCAGTGGAGACCGGCTGAGG GAAGGAGCAAGCATCAACAAGTCTTTGCTCACTCTGGGGAAGGTGATTTCTTCACTCTCTGAGCAAGCTCAGGGCAGAAAGAAAATCTTCATTCCATACAGGGAGTCGGTCCTGACATG GTTACTGAAGGAAAGCCTGGGTGGAAACTCAAAAACGGCCATGATCGCAACACTGAGTCCAGCCACGAGCAACATGGATGAGAGCCTGAGCACTCTGCGCTATGCTCAGCAGGCTCGCCTGATCATCAACGTAGCCAAGGTCAACGAGGACACCAATGCCAAGCTGATCCGAG AGCTGAAAGCAGAGGTGGAGAAGCTGCGGGCCGCCCAAATGAGCTCGCAGGACATCGATCCAGAGAAGATGAGACAATTCCAGCAGGAAATCTTCGCCCTGAAGTCTCAACTCTCTCAGCAGGAACGCGAAATGGCTGAGGTGCACAG AACATGGAAGGAGAAACTAGAGCACGCCGAGAGGAGAAAACGTGAAGAGACCAAAGAGCTCCAG CGTGTAGGCATCACACTTAAAGTGGATAACCGGCTCCCCAACCTTGTGAACCTGAATGAGGACCCTCAGCTGTCAGAGATGCTCTTATACATGATTAAGGAGGGGCAGACTAAGGTCGGCAAGGTCAAGTCTGAGTCAGCCCATGACATCCAGCTCTCTGGGGCTCTTATTGCTGATGAACATTG TATTATCTCCAATGTTAATGGCACAGTCAGCATCACCCCCATGGAAAATGCCAAAACCTTTGTGAATGGAAACCTTGTATCTGAAGCCACCATCCTCCACCAT GGTGACCGAGTGATTCTTGGAGGAGATCACTATTTCCGCTTCAACCACCCGGCCGAGGTGCAATGTGGAAAGCGAGTGTCCTGTTGGAGCAATGGAGATGGCCAGAAAGACTTTGAGTTTGCCAAGAATGAGCTACTTTCAGCTCAAAGAGCTCA aCTAGAGGCAGAGATTGAAGACGCCCGACTGAAAGCCAAAGAGGAGATGATGCAGGGGATCCAGGTGGCCAGAGAAATGGCCCAGAAAGAGTTGTCTGACCAGAAGCTTCAGTATGAGAACCGGATCAAAGTCCTGGAGAAAGAACTT gaggaagagaatgaaagaaaaagagcagaGGAGCTTGAGAGGCAGAAGGTGGTCAGCAAGATGGAGAAACTAGAGACCGCAAAGTCTCTCCTGGAACAAGAAATGAGCATGCACAAGAAACGGATACAAATGGAGGCCCAGGCTGCCAGACAG GCCATGGTTGATAATGATATTCGACATGCTAAAATCCTTGAAGCGCTGGAAGCGGAGAAGAGGAAAATTGCAGAAGATCTAGCTGATATTCAGAAGAGACGTGCCCTGAAGGTGAACCAGACTCCCAAGACTG CTCCTCCACAATGGGATGCCATGAAATTGTCTCTTATGATTGAAGAAGCTAACAAAATAAGCGCCAAATTCAGGAAACACACAGTGTTTGgcag ACATGAAGTATCTGAGAAGGGGAGTGAAGGAGGAAACACTGAGACGCAAATCCAAGTGCAGAACACTAAACTGGGCATCTCCACCTTCTGGAGCATGGAGAAATTTCAAAGCAACCTGGCTGTCATGAGGGAGCTGGAACAG GGCGTTTGCACCTCTAAAGATGACGATGTGTTTTATGACCCCAACGATCACTGGGAACCAGATATATCTTCAGCATCTGCAGAGTCATCCTTTTCTCGCAGAAG GAGCAGGAGTCTGCTGAGGAGCAGGCGCATCTCTGGGCGACTCTATGAGATCCGAGTGCACCCCATTCAGAGCTTAAACTGCACCTCCTCACAGCCAACAG gcCTGATAAGCATGAGCAAATCCCCttcttttcattccagcagTTCAGACTCGGCCTTGCCCGGCATCTGCAAAGATCTGATAGCTGCCACAGTTTCCTGTTTACGTACTAGTTCATCAGCAGAAGAGAGCGAGAGCCTGGCAGACAAACTCACTCTGGACCTTCTGTCCATTTATAACGCTGCAAACTCCATCGCAGGCTTGTACGGGAAACTGGATGACAACAGCCAGGAGAACT tgtttgcATGTAGCACTGAAGCACAGACTCATCTTGTGAGAGCTACCTCGGCTATCGAGAGAGCGGGGTTCGTTACCATGCACTGGGTCTCCAACGTCAACTCCAGCACTCAGTCAGTGTCCCAAACTGTGGAGGAGCTCAAGACCGAAGTAAAGAATACAGGAGGATATTTTCAGCTCCTTATTCAG GGCTGTGAATCTGAAATCTCCTCAATGGTGACAGAGGCCCTGAGGAAGATGGGTAGGAGTATAGACGCAGCTCTGAGCACCACTGCTCACCTGGCAGCAGTAACTGGCACACATCTTCATCTGACTGAACACGGATCAGACGCTGTAGGCAAAGTGAAG AGGTCTGCTGGGATGTGTCTGCGCAAGGGAATGTGCCGAGGTGTGCGAGCTCTTCTGGAGGAGGCTCTGCTCATCAGCCGAGAGATGCTCAGACATGCTCAGTTAGCTCAACCTAGAACTCAG ATTTTACAAAACCTTAAAGTGAAAATGCTGGAGGTGGCAAAAAATTTGCAAAGTTACATTCACTGCAACATGCTG GAGAATCCTGACCCTACGGAGAATGATCAAGAGGGAGCCGACGCTGTGCAGATGGAATGTTTGAAAAACACGGCCTCCAGTCTCTTTCAGCTTAACCATGCTCTCCAGCAGCTTCACTCCTCCTTATCTCGCACTCTCAGAG GTAGAGGCAGCGATGTTGGGCTCGGGTCTTTCAGAGATACAATCCAGTCTTTGACCAAGACCATTTGTGACCTTGTGCGTGGATTACCGAGACAGACGGACGTCTGCCCCGCTGGTACTCTTCAGCTGCCATGTTTAAAGAGCGTCATGGATGCCCGAGATGACCTGCACTCTGCATTGTCCTCTCTGGCAGAACTGTTTGATGAGAGCAGTGAAGAAAATATGGAATCCAGGATCTTCGTGAATGATGAGGTCCAGGAACCAGCTCAAGGCCCAAGAAACCAAACCGTTCCCAAAATCATGTACTCGCTGTCCTTGGGTGTCCGCCCGTGCTCCAGAGACATTCAGTGGGTTTGA
- the slc1a8a gene encoding excitatory amino acid transporter 5, translated as MEEFLIPEDVRCEHGFFFPIGSGKNRLNGVKDLLHSAFLIYIRDYVKRNGLLTLSVLGVFTGCILGYTLRGCELSTQAKIYFSFPGELLMRMLKMLILPLITSSLMSGLSSMESKACCHMGLITVTYYLWTTFTAVVVGIVLVVVIKPGFATDMERTRLGGGPVMTSADALLDLIRNMIPSNLIEATFQQYKTNLIPVLQTPDSNKQHNFVYLMPDEDQPKGYTVLLDLTPRPDIHYKIYPGSSHQMNVLGIVIFSATMGLLLGKMGERGAPLVNVCKCINECVMQIINAAVWYFPFGIIFLVAAKIVDMSDPSTLGKKLGWYAVTVLTGLFIHGFILLPLFYFLLTRKNPFKFIRGLLQAMVIALATSSSSATLPITMKCLLENCHVERQIARFVLPVGATINMDGTALYEAVAAIFIAQVNEYELDFGQMVTISITATAASIGAAGIPQAGLVTMVIVLTSVGLPPDDVTLIVAIDWILDRFRTMINVLGDSLAAGIIGHLCQKNFATDKRGPASGSCQNRNHSQHMENLAEVPLLAGKDCMYEVVGDMVIERPTVYYNICQV; from the exons ATGGAGGAGTTCCTGATCCCCGAGGATGTTCGCTGTGAGCACGGCTTCTTCTTTCCGATCGGATCGGGGAAAAACAGACTGAACGGTGTAAAGGACTTGCTGCATAGTGCCTTCCTCATATACATCAGGGACTATGTGAAACGAAATGGGCTGCTGACTCTGTCTGTGCTCGGAGTGTTTACAGGATGCATCCTTGGCTACACACTCAGGGGATGTGAACTCTCCACGCAG GCAAAGATCTATTTTTCGTTCCCTGGTGAACTCCTGATGAGAatgctaaaaatgctaattCTTCCCCTGATCACCTCAAG TTTAATGTCAGGCCTGTCATCGATGGAATCCAAAGCCTGTTGTCATATGGGCTTGATAACTGTGACCTATTACCTGTGGACCACCTTCACTGCTGTTGTGGTTGGCATTGTACTGGTGGTGGTGATCAAACCAGGCTTTGCAACAGACATGGAGCGCACCAGGCTGGGAGGAGGTCCGGTGATGACCTCAGCAGACGCTCTGCTCGACCTCATCAG GAACATGATTCCTTCAAATCTCATAGAGGCCACATTTCAGCAG TACAAGACGAATCTCATACCTGTTCTTCAAACACCAGACAGCAACAAGCAGCACAACTTTGTTTACCTGATGCCAGACGAGGATCAGCCTAAAGGTTACACAGTGTTACTGGATCTCACTCCACGTCCTGATATTCACTATAAGATATATCCTGGAAGCAGCCACCAAATGAACGTTCTGGGGATCGTCATCTTTTCAGCCACTATGG GGCTCCTGCTTGGCAAAATGGGTGAGCGAGGTGCACCTTTAGTCAACGTTTGCAAGTGCATCAATGAGTGTGTCATGCAGATCATCAATGCAGCGGTGTG GTATTTCCCCTTTGGGATCATCTTTCTGGTGGCTGCGAAGATCGTGGATATGAGTGACCCCTCCACTCTGGGGAAGAAGCTGGGCTGGTATGCAGTGACCGTTCTGACTGGACTGTTCATCCATggcttcattcttcttcctctatTTTATTTCCTCTTAACACGCAAAAACCCCTTCAAGTTCATCAGAGGACTGCTGCAAGCTATGGTCATTGCCTTAGCCACATCCTCAAG TTCTGCCACGTTGCCCATTACAATGAAGTGCTTGCTGGAGAACTGTCATGTAGAAAGACAGATTGCACGCTTTGTCTTGCCCGTGGGTGCCACCATCAACATGGACGGCACTGCTCTCTATGAAGCGGTGGCAGCCATCTTCATCGCTCAGGTCAACGAGTATGAGCTTGATTTTGGACAGATGGTGACAATAAG CATAACGGCCACTGCTGCAAGCATTGGTGCTGCAGGCATCCCTCAGGCTGGCCTCGTAACCATGGTGATAGTGCTGACATCTGTAGGATTGCCACCAGATGACGTCACACTGATTGTGGCCATCGACTGGATTCT AGATCGATTTCGAACAATGATTAATGTACTAGGAGACTCCCTGGCAGCTGGAATCATTGGCCATTTGTGTCAGAAAAACTTTGCCACTGATAAAAGG GGACCAGCCAGTGGATCGTGCCAGAATAGAAATCATAGCCAACACATGGAGAATTTGGCTGAGGTGCCGCTGCTTGCAGGAAAAGACTGCATGTACGAGGTGGTTGGAGACATGGTTATTGAGCGACCCACTGTCTACTACAACATCTGTCAAGTTTAA